From one Paeniglutamicibacter psychrophenolicus genomic stretch:
- a CDS encoding L-threonylcarbamoyladenylate synthase encodes MNHVTSRFDARDSQELETGLEAARAALAENRCIVMPTDTVYGIAADAFSAQAVATLLAAKGRGRSMPPPVLIPQAATLDGLAADVPDFARELAARFWPGALTLILHAQPSLTWDLGETRGTVALRVPDDQIARDLLKLTGPLAVSSANRTGQPAADTAEAAFDQLGETVEVYLEAGPRPVSGDALGSTIIDCTLTPPRVVRAGALSLELLRVVVPELLDADGQPDPAIAAADAPEAGTAEAPNAAESADGDADASTATDASTHQAAAESSGVSEETAGSEAPDGHDAGRADAAPAVDPDVPDDHPAPRDATAKPAPHQGEGAAGESARAS; translated from the coding sequence ATGAATCACGTGACTTCACGTTTTGATGCCCGCGACAGCCAGGAACTAGAGACTGGACTCGAGGCCGCACGCGCCGCACTGGCCGAAAACCGGTGCATCGTGATGCCCACCGACACCGTCTACGGCATTGCCGCCGACGCATTCTCCGCCCAGGCGGTGGCCACGCTGCTGGCCGCCAAGGGCCGCGGACGCAGCATGCCGCCGCCGGTGCTGATCCCGCAGGCGGCAACGCTGGACGGATTGGCCGCCGACGTGCCGGACTTCGCCCGGGAGCTGGCCGCGCGGTTCTGGCCCGGCGCACTGACCCTGATCCTGCATGCCCAGCCGTCGCTGACCTGGGACCTGGGGGAGACCCGGGGGACCGTGGCCCTTCGGGTGCCCGACGACCAGATCGCCCGCGACCTGCTCAAGCTCACCGGCCCGCTGGCCGTCTCCTCGGCCAACCGCACCGGCCAGCCCGCCGCGGACACCGCCGAAGCGGCCTTCGACCAGCTCGGCGAAACCGTAGAGGTGTACCTCGAGGCCGGGCCCCGCCCGGTCTCCGGCGATGCGCTGGGCTCCACCATCATCGATTGCACGCTCACCCCGCCGCGGGTGGTGCGCGCCGGCGCGCTGTCGCTCGAGCTGCTGCGCGTGGTCGTCCCGGAGCTGCTGGACGCCGACGGGCAGCCGGATCCGGCCATCGCCGCCGCGGATGCGCCCGAGGCCGGCACCGCCGAAGCGCCCAACGCAGCCGAATCCGCTGACGGTGACGCCGACGCCTCCACGGCAACCGACGCCTCCACTCATCAAGCCGCTGCGGAATCAAGCGGCGTTTCCGAGGAAACGGCCGGCTCCGAAGCCCCCGACGGCCATGATGCCGGCCGGGCCGACGCGGCTCCGGCAGTCGATCCCGATGTGCCGGACGATCACCCAGCACCCCGGGACGCGACCGCGAAGCCGGCGCCGCACCAGGGCGAGGGCGCGGCAGGGGAGTCCGCCCGCGCGTCATGA
- a CDS encoding MraY family glycosyltransferase: MRSYLLLIGITFMTSYLLTPVLRVVGVRFMPKAPVRDRDFHEKPTPKLGGVAIIGGLYLGILVASQIPFFSGIFRSTESIQGVLIALGIILVMGVFDDLLDLRWWIKLLGQVAVGLVIVKHGILLKALPVGSLQIESPTVQVVVTVLIIVGTMNAINFVDGLDGLAAGISAIGAATFFVYSYLLATRVSAEDNANFSALLCAVLLGATLGFLPHNFQPASIFMGETGVLAIGMLFAVATLAVTGDVLGEDAFRFRNVPAFMPVILPVAVIVLPYVDLLLSVIRRTANRRSPFSADRGHIHHRLVDLGHSPRAVVIILYLWASLVASGVVVISLTNRKIAIPLYVAAFVCVTLVTWWPLLKRARGKAPAPGAN, encoded by the coding sequence ATGAGAAGCTATCTCCTGCTGATCGGGATCACCTTCATGACCTCGTATCTGCTTACCCCGGTGCTCCGCGTCGTGGGCGTGCGCTTCATGCCCAAGGCCCCGGTGCGCGACCGCGACTTCCACGAAAAGCCCACCCCCAAGCTCGGCGGGGTCGCCATCATCGGCGGCCTCTACCTCGGGATCCTGGTGGCCTCCCAAATTCCGTTCTTCTCCGGGATCTTCCGGTCGACCGAATCCATCCAGGGCGTGTTGATAGCCCTGGGGATCATCCTGGTCATGGGGGTCTTTGACGACCTGTTGGACCTGCGCTGGTGGATCAAGCTCCTAGGGCAGGTCGCGGTAGGCCTGGTGATCGTCAAGCACGGGATCCTGCTCAAGGCCCTGCCTGTGGGTTCCCTGCAGATCGAGTCCCCGACGGTGCAGGTCGTGGTCACGGTGTTGATCATCGTGGGCACGATGAACGCCATCAATTTCGTCGACGGCCTTGACGGACTGGCGGCCGGCATCTCCGCCATCGGTGCGGCAACCTTCTTTGTATACAGTTACCTGCTGGCCACGCGCGTCAGCGCCGAGGACAACGCGAATTTCTCCGCCCTGCTTTGTGCGGTGCTGCTCGGGGCAACGTTGGGTTTCCTGCCGCACAACTTCCAGCCTGCCTCAATCTTCATGGGGGAGACCGGGGTGCTGGCCATCGGGATGCTCTTTGCCGTGGCCACCCTGGCGGTGACCGGGGACGTGCTGGGGGAGGACGCCTTCCGTTTCCGCAATGTCCCGGCCTTCATGCCGGTGATTCTTCCGGTGGCGGTGATCGTGCTGCCGTACGTCGACCTGCTGCTCTCGGTGATCCGGCGAACCGCCAATCGCAGGTCCCCCTTCAGCGCGGATCGCGGGCACATCCACCACCGCCTGGTCGATCTGGGGCACAGCCCCCGCGCAGTGGTCATCATCCTTTACCTGTGGGCTTCCCTGGTCGCTTCCGGCGTCGTGGTCATCTCGCTGACCAACCGGAAAATCGCTATTCCGCTTTATGTTGCGGCCTTTGTTTGCGTGACGTTGGTCACCTGGTGGCCACTGCTCAAGCGTGCCCGGGGCAAGGCCCCGGCGCCCGGCGCAAACTAG
- the atpB gene encoding F0F1 ATP synthase subunit A, producing the protein MTAFALPTATEPYVPPSISDTHLPEVLPWLAEYGTGFGKQMVMIILSIILIVWFFKSAIKNPKLVPGKVQFLAESAYGFVRNGIGRDIIGEKNFAQWVPLLFATFFFVLLNNLFGAIPFLQLPSFSHAGAAYAMAIIIYGTWIAVGVKNHGIRYFKLAVVPSGVPGWIMPLMVPLEIISNFIVRPLTHSLRLMATMLAGHMIVMLAATGARHLIIVQESLAMNAIGVAVIAGSVAMYFLELLIMVLQAFVFALLTAIYIQGALDADAH; encoded by the coding sequence TTGACCGCGTTTGCGCTTCCGACGGCCACTGAACCTTATGTCCCGCCGTCGATTTCCGACACCCACCTTCCCGAGGTGCTGCCATGGTTAGCCGAGTACGGGACCGGTTTCGGCAAGCAGATGGTCATGATCATCCTCTCGATCATCTTGATCGTGTGGTTCTTCAAGTCGGCCATCAAGAATCCGAAGCTCGTTCCAGGCAAGGTACAGTTCCTGGCTGAAAGCGCCTACGGCTTCGTCCGTAACGGCATTGGCCGCGACATCATCGGCGAAAAGAACTTCGCCCAGTGGGTCCCGCTGTTGTTTGCGACCTTCTTCTTCGTCTTGCTGAACAACTTGTTCGGGGCCATCCCGTTCCTTCAGCTCCCGTCCTTCTCCCACGCCGGTGCAGCGTACGCCATGGCCATCATCATCTATGGCACCTGGATCGCTGTCGGCGTGAAGAACCACGGCATCCGCTACTTCAAGCTGGCTGTCGTTCCCTCGGGCGTCCCGGGCTGGATCATGCCGCTGATGGTGCCGTTGGAAATCATTTCCAACTTCATCGTCCGCCCGTTGACCCACTCCTTGCGTCTGATGGCCACCATGCTTGCCGGCCACATGATCGTGATGCTGGCAGCCACCGGCGCACGCCACCTGATCATCGTCCAGGAGTCCCTGGCCATGAACGCCATTGGCGTTGCGGTCATCGCTGGCTCGGTGGCAATGTACTTCCTCGAACTCTTGATCATGGTCCTGCAGGCGTTTGTCTTCGCCCTGCTGACCGCCATCTACATCCAGGGTGCCCTGGATGCAGACGCCCACTAA
- a CDS encoding F0F1 ATP synthase subunit C: MELHGSLNMIGYGLAAIGSAIGVGMIFAAYINGVARQPEAQRILQPIAMLGFALAEALAILGLVFAFVVGA, from the coding sequence ATGGAACTCCACGGCTCCCTTAACATGATCGGCTACGGCCTGGCTGCAATCGGCTCCGCCATCGGCGTGGGCATGATCTTCGCTGCCTACATCAACGGCGTAGCTCGTCAGCCGGAAGCACAGCGCATCCTGCAGCCCATCGCCATGCTGGGCTTCGCCCTTGCAGAAGCACTTGCCATCCTGGGCTTGGTTTTCGCCTTCGTCGTCGGCGCCTAG
- a CDS encoding F0F1 ATP synthase subunit B gives MISNELILAAGAGANPLLPNPWEILVTAAGFAVLLFIVVKYIAPAFEKSYQDRVTAIEGGLEKAEAAQAEANATLEQYKAQLLEARTEANRIREEAREEGAQILAELKTKAAEESARITEQAHRQIESERVAAVTSLRAEVGTLATSLASKIVDDALENDDRASRVVDKFLADLENQQNAGASN, from the coding sequence ATGATCAGCAACGAATTGATCCTCGCTGCAGGTGCGGGCGCAAACCCGCTGCTTCCGAACCCGTGGGAAATTCTTGTCACTGCCGCAGGCTTCGCTGTCCTGTTGTTCATCGTGGTCAAGTACATTGCCCCGGCATTCGAGAAGTCCTACCAGGACCGTGTCACGGCCATCGAGGGTGGACTTGAAAAGGCAGAGGCCGCACAGGCCGAAGCCAACGCCACCCTGGAGCAGTACAAGGCACAGCTGCTGGAAGCACGCACCGAAGCCAACCGCATCCGTGAGGAAGCGCGCGAAGAAGGTGCACAGATCCTCGCGGAGCTCAAGACAAAGGCCGCCGAGGAGTCCGCTCGCATCACTGAGCAGGCACATCGCCAGATCGAATCCGAGCGCGTCGCAGCAGTTACCTCGCTGCGTGCCGAGGTCGGAACCCTGGCAACTTCTTTGGCCAGCAAGATCGTCGACGACGCTCTTGAGAACGATGACCGCGCTTCCCGCGTGGTCGATAAGTTCCTGGCAGACCTGGAAAACCAGCAGAACGCAGGTGCATCGAACTAA
- a CDS encoding F0F1 ATP synthase subunit delta codes for MAGVSSESLSAALASLETKLAHASLELSAELFGTVDVLDGNAGLRRALTDPARGASDKAGLVAKLLHGKVSAEAEAAVASLASSRWSSARDIGDALETLAATVAIAVTERQDGSAGLERLEEDLFAFIRVVGSSHDLQRALDDSKASDEAKSALALKLVPNASDASALLIRQAVASPRGLKPVALLERFVELVAKRQDRWIAQVSVTRDLTSEQTARLQAGLNNLYGRDLKINVEIDPALVGGIRIKVGDEVVDATIATRVAELRRQLAS; via the coding sequence ATGGCAGGTGTATCGAGCGAGTCACTGTCCGCGGCGCTGGCGTCGTTGGAAACCAAGCTTGCACACGCGTCCTTGGAATTGTCCGCCGAGCTATTTGGAACGGTTGACGTTCTGGATGGCAACGCAGGCCTGCGTCGCGCACTGACTGATCCGGCCCGTGGGGCCTCGGACAAGGCTGGCCTCGTGGCCAAGCTGTTGCACGGGAAGGTGTCGGCGGAAGCCGAAGCCGCCGTCGCGTCTCTGGCATCCTCGCGTTGGAGCTCGGCACGAGACATTGGCGATGCATTGGAAACCCTGGCGGCAACTGTCGCCATCGCGGTGACCGAGCGTCAGGACGGTTCCGCTGGGCTGGAGAGGCTCGAAGAAGACCTCTTCGCGTTCATCCGCGTGGTTGGGTCCAGTCATGATCTGCAGCGTGCACTCGATGATTCCAAGGCATCGGACGAAGCCAAGAGCGCCCTGGCGCTCAAGCTGGTTCCGAACGCCTCGGACGCATCGGCACTGCTGATCCGCCAGGCCGTCGCTTCGCCGCGCGGGCTCAAGCCCGTTGCACTTCTGGAGCGCTTCGTGGAATTGGTGGCTAAACGCCAGGACCGCTGGATTGCCCAAGTGAGTGTCACCCGTGATCTCACGAGCGAGCAAACAGCGCGCCTGCAGGCAGGCCTAAACAACCTTTACGGCCGGGACTTGAAGATCAATGTCGAGATCGACCCGGCACTAGTTGGCGGCATCCGCATCAAGGTGGGTGACGAGGTTGTTGACGCAACCATCGCCACCCGCGTCGCGGAGCTTCGCCGCCAGTTGGCAAGCTAG
- the atpA gene encoding F0F1 ATP synthase subunit alpha — protein sequence MAELTINADDVRNALNEFAASYEPGKAERTEVGRVTTASDGIAKVEGLPSVMANELLRFEDGTLGLAQNLDTRDIGVVVLGDFTGIAEGQRVERTGEILSVPVGDAFLGRVVDPLGEPIDDLGPIAASGRRALETQAPGVTQRKSVHEPLQTGMKAIDAMIPIGRGQRQLIIGDRQTGKTALAVDAIINQKANWASGDTNKQVRCIYVAIGQKASTIAAVRQTLADNGALEYTTIVASPASDPAGFKYLAPYAGSAIGQQWMYDGKHVLIVFDDLSKQAEAYRAVSLLLRRPPGREAYPGDVFYLHSRLLERCAKLSDELGAGSMTGLPIIETKANDVSAFIPTNVISITDGQIFLQSDLFNANQRPAVDVGVSVSRVGGSAQVKAMKKVSGTLKLELAQYRDMQAFAMFASDLDAASKQQLTRGARLMELLKQGQYAPFAVEDQVVSIWMGTNGYLDDVPVEDVRRFETEFLAHLRHRANALTVIAETGKLEDETVETLKSNIIDFKAGFFGQGDDKLVAAGSEEFDALAEGSVDQEKIVKQKR from the coding sequence ATGGCCGAATTGACCATCAATGCCGACGACGTCCGCAATGCCTTGAATGAGTTCGCAGCGTCCTACGAACCGGGCAAAGCTGAGCGCACCGAGGTCGGCCGCGTAACCACGGCAAGTGACGGCATCGCCAAGGTGGAGGGTCTTCCCTCCGTCATGGCCAATGAGCTGCTTCGCTTCGAAGACGGCACTCTGGGCCTGGCCCAGAACCTTGATACCCGCGATATAGGTGTTGTTGTCCTTGGCGACTTCACCGGCATTGCCGAAGGCCAGCGCGTTGAGCGCACCGGCGAGATCCTTTCGGTTCCGGTTGGCGACGCCTTCCTGGGCCGCGTGGTCGACCCGCTGGGCGAGCCGATCGATGACCTGGGACCGATTGCGGCCTCCGGCCGTCGTGCCCTGGAAACCCAGGCACCCGGCGTAACGCAGCGCAAGTCGGTTCACGAACCGCTGCAGACCGGCATGAAGGCCATCGACGCGATGATCCCGATCGGCCGTGGCCAGCGCCAGCTGATCATTGGTGACCGCCAGACCGGCAAGACGGCCCTGGCCGTGGACGCCATCATCAACCAGAAGGCCAACTGGGCTTCGGGTGACACCAACAAGCAGGTCCGCTGCATCTACGTGGCAATTGGTCAGAAGGCTTCGACCATTGCCGCAGTGCGCCAGACCCTTGCGGACAACGGCGCCCTGGAGTACACGACCATCGTGGCCTCCCCGGCATCCGACCCGGCTGGTTTCAAGTACCTGGCACCGTACGCCGGCTCGGCCATTGGCCAGCAGTGGATGTACGACGGCAAGCACGTTCTGATCGTCTTTGATGATCTGTCCAAGCAGGCCGAAGCCTACCGTGCCGTTTCCCTGTTGCTGCGCCGTCCGCCAGGACGCGAGGCATACCCGGGTGACGTGTTCTACCTGCACTCCCGTCTGCTCGAGCGTTGTGCCAAGCTCTCCGACGAGCTCGGTGCCGGTTCGATGACCGGCTTGCCGATCATCGAGACCAAGGCAAACGACGTTTCGGCATTCATCCCGACCAACGTCATCTCGATCACCGATGGCCAGATCTTCCTGCAGTCGGACCTCTTCAACGCCAACCAGCGTCCGGCCGTCGACGTGGGTGTTTCGGTTTCCCGCGTGGGTGGCTCGGCCCAGGTCAAGGCCATGAAGAAGGTTTCCGGTACGTTGAAGCTGGAATTGGCCCAGTACCGCGACATGCAGGCCTTCGCCATGTTTGCCTCGGACCTGGATGCCGCTTCCAAGCAGCAGCTGACCCGTGGCGCGCGTTTGATGGAGCTGCTCAAGCAGGGCCAGTACGCACCGTTCGCTGTCGAGGACCAGGTTGTTTCCATCTGGATGGGCACCAACGGCTACCTGGACGATGTCCCGGTTGAAGACGTTCGCCGCTTCGAGACCGAATTCCTCGCCCACCTGCGTCACCGCGCCAATGCGTTGACCGTGATTGCCGAAACCGGCAAGCTCGAGGACGAGACGGTCGAGACGCTCAAGTCGAACATCATCGACTTCAAGGCCGGCTTCTTTGGCCAGGGCGACGACAAGCTTGTCGCCGCTGGCAGCGAAGAATTCGACGCCTTGGCCGAGGGATCCGTCGACCAGGAAAAGATCGTCAAGCAAAAGCGCTGA
- a CDS encoding F0F1 ATP synthase subunit gamma: MGAQIRVYRQKIASTTSMGKIFKAMELIASSRIGKARARVSASLPYANAITRAVTAVASQSEVEHPLTTEPDSIRRAAVLVMTSDRGLAGSYSASVLKQAEHLVELLHSEGKDVKTYLVGRKGQAYFDFRGREYAKVWTGGTDAPEFETARELREVLLKDFADEFEAGGVDEIHVVFTQFKSMVVQEPTVIRLLPLEVVEEESETPADELLPLYEYEPEPEQVLDALLPRYIESRIFNAMLQAAASELAARQRAMKSAGDNANELIKKYTRLRNNARQAEVTQELSEIVAGADALNG, from the coding sequence ATGGGAGCCCAGATTCGGGTCTACCGCCAGAAGATTGCATCGACGACGTCGATGGGCAAGATCTTCAAGGCGATGGAACTGATCGCCTCTTCCCGTATTGGCAAGGCACGTGCGCGTGTCTCGGCATCGCTGCCGTACGCCAATGCGATTACCCGTGCTGTTACTGCCGTCGCGTCACAGTCCGAGGTCGAGCACCCACTGACCACCGAGCCGGATTCAATCCGTCGCGCGGCAGTCTTGGTCATGACTTCGGACCGCGGACTCGCCGGGTCCTACTCCGCCAGCGTCTTGAAGCAGGCAGAGCACCTCGTTGAACTGCTCCATTCAGAAGGCAAGGACGTCAAGACCTATCTGGTCGGCCGCAAGGGCCAGGCGTACTTCGACTTCCGTGGACGGGAATACGCGAAGGTGTGGACCGGCGGAACCGACGCTCCGGAGTTTGAAACCGCACGCGAACTGCGCGAGGTCCTGCTGAAGGACTTCGCCGACGAGTTTGAAGCTGGTGGCGTGGACGAGATCCACGTTGTTTTCACCCAGTTCAAGTCGATGGTCGTTCAGGAGCCGACGGTCATTCGTTTGCTGCCGCTAGAGGTCGTCGAGGAGGAGTCCGAGACTCCCGCCGACGAGCTGCTGCCGCTCTACGAATACGAGCCGGAACCGGAGCAGGTGCTGGACGCACTGCTCCCGCGCTACATCGAGTCACGTATCTTCAACGCCATGTTGCAGGCAGCCGCTTCCGAGCTGGCAGCACGCCAACGTGCCATGAAGTCCGCTGGCGACAACGCCAACGAACTGATCAAGAAGTACACGCGTCTTCGTAACAACGCCCGCCAGGCCGAGGTTACCCAGGAACTTTCCGAAATTGTTGCCGGCGCTGACGCGCTGAACGGCTAA
- the atpD gene encoding F0F1 ATP synthase subunit beta gives MTAQLNEQGTAASTGATGRIARVIGPVVDVEFPADSLPAIYNALSAEITLNGETKTITFETSQHLGDSMVRAIALQATDGLVRGTSVVDSGAPISVPVGDVVKGHIFNVLGEPLDVEASELEITERWPIHRKAPSFASLEGSTEMLETGIKSIDLLTPYIKGGKIGLFGGAGVGKTVLIQEMITRVARNFGGTSVFAGVGERTREGNDLWVEMEEANVLKDTALVFGQMDEPPGTRLRVALSALTMAEYFRDVQNQDVLLFIDNIFRFTQAGSEVSTLLGRMPSAVGYQPNLADEMGLLQERITSTKGRSITSMQAVYVPADDYTDPAPAATFAHLDATTELSREIASRGLYPAIDPLTSTSRILDPQYVGQAHYETAVRVKQILQKNKELQDIIAILGIDELGEEDKIVVARARRIQQFLSQNTYTAKQFTGVEGSTVAIKDTIEGFNAICNGDVDHIAEQAFFNIGGMDDVERQWADIQKSTR, from the coding sequence ATGACTGCCCAACTTAACGAGCAGGGTACCGCTGCTTCGACCGGTGCAACCGGTCGTATCGCACGCGTTATCGGCCCGGTTGTCGACGTTGAATTCCCCGCCGACTCCTTGCCTGCAATTTACAACGCTCTTTCCGCTGAGATTACCCTCAACGGCGAGACCAAAACCATCACCTTCGAAACCAGCCAGCACCTCGGTGACTCAATGGTTCGCGCTATCGCACTGCAGGCAACCGACGGACTTGTCCGCGGTACCTCGGTGGTCGACTCGGGTGCCCCGATTTCCGTACCCGTTGGCGATGTCGTCAAGGGTCACATCTTCAACGTCCTGGGCGAGCCCCTCGACGTGGAAGCCTCGGAACTCGAAATCACCGAGCGCTGGCCGATCCACCGCAAGGCTCCGAGCTTCGCGAGCCTTGAAGGCTCGACCGAAATGCTCGAAACCGGCATCAAGTCGATTGACCTTTTGACCCCTTACATCAAGGGCGGCAAGATTGGTCTGTTCGGCGGCGCCGGCGTCGGCAAGACGGTTCTGATCCAGGAAATGATCACCCGTGTGGCCCGCAACTTCGGTGGTACCTCGGTATTCGCCGGTGTTGGCGAGCGCACCCGTGAAGGTAACGACCTCTGGGTCGAAATGGAAGAAGCAAACGTTCTGAAGGACACCGCCTTGGTGTTCGGCCAGATGGATGAGCCGCCAGGCACGCGTCTGCGCGTTGCACTGTCGGCGCTGACCATGGCGGAATACTTCCGCGATGTGCAGAACCAGGACGTGCTGCTCTTCATCGACAACATCTTCCGCTTCACCCAGGCCGGTTCCGAGGTGTCGACCCTTCTGGGCCGCATGCCGTCGGCCGTGGGTTACCAGCCGAACCTTGCCGACGAGATGGGTCTCCTCCAGGAGCGCATCACCTCGACCAAGGGCCGTTCGATTACCTCGATGCAGGCCGTTTACGTGCCTGCTGATGACTACACCGACCCGGCACCGGCAGCGACCTTCGCCCACTTGGACGCGACCACGGAACTTTCCCGTGAAATCGCTTCCCGTGGCCTGTACCCGGCCATCGATCCGCTGACCTCCACGTCGCGAATCCTTGACCCGCAGTACGTCGGCCAGGCTCACTACGAGACCGCGGTTCGCGTCAAGCAGATCCTTCAGAAGAACAAGGAACTGCAGGACATCATCGCGATCCTCGGCATCGACGAGCTCGGCGAAGAAGACAAGATCGTCGTGGCACGCGCCCGTCGCATCCAGCAGTTCCTTTCGCAGAACACCTACACCGCAAAGCAGTTCACCGGTGTCGAGGGTTCGACGGTTGCCATCAAGGACACCATCGAGGGCTTCAACGCGATCTGCAACGGCGACGTTGACCACATTGCCGAGCAGGCATTCTTCAACATCGGCGGCATGGACGACGTTGAGCGCCAGTGGGCCGACATCCAGAAGTCGACCCGCTAG
- a CDS encoding F0F1 ATP synthase subunit epsilon, which translates to MAELQVEIVAADHFVWSGAAKLVKGRTSNGEIGILPGHVPMLAVLAAGDLEIVPVSGSRFSVQVDGGFFSVDADRVVIVADNAVMADSVPAGTR; encoded by the coding sequence ATGGCCGAACTCCAAGTCGAAATCGTTGCTGCCGACCACTTCGTGTGGTCGGGAGCGGCGAAACTGGTCAAGGGACGCACCAGCAACGGCGAGATCGGGATCCTTCCCGGTCACGTGCCGATGTTGGCCGTCCTGGCTGCCGGGGATCTGGAAATCGTTCCGGTCTCCGGGTCACGGTTCTCGGTCCAGGTTGATGGCGGGTTCTTCTCCGTTGACGCCGACCGCGTGGTGATCGTAGCGGACAACGCCGTCATGGCCGACTCCGTCCCGGCGGGAACTCGATAG
- a CDS encoding DUF2550 domain-containing protein has product MNELGIPVLIVLAALLLVVMFLGAMGVRRIQLRRTLGTFDASISTSSGKWMMAIARYGPGELEFLKLFSVSPIPVHRFLRSSILLKGWRKPEEEEKHLVQPGSVIVMMSYEGRDVLIAMDYQTYNGLSAWVEAGPVAGVGTWRQD; this is encoded by the coding sequence TTGAACGAACTCGGCATTCCTGTACTCATCGTGTTGGCAGCCCTGCTGCTTGTGGTGATGTTCTTGGGTGCCATGGGAGTGCGTCGCATTCAATTGCGGCGCACTCTTGGCACTTTCGACGCTTCCATCTCCACGTCCTCCGGGAAGTGGATGATGGCGATTGCGCGTTATGGGCCCGGAGAGCTTGAGTTCCTCAAGCTCTTTTCGGTCTCCCCGATCCCGGTGCATCGATTCCTGAGGTCCTCCATCCTGCTCAAGGGCTGGAGAAAGCCGGAGGAAGAGGAAAAGCACCTGGTACAGCCCGGAAGCGTCATCGTGATGATGAGCTATGAAGGCCGAGATGTCTTGATTGCCATGGATTACCAGACCTACAACGGCCTTTCGGCGTGGGTTGAGGCCGGCCCCGTTGCGGGTGTCGGGACCTGGCGGCAAGACTGA
- a CDS encoding cold-shock protein — MAQGTVKWFNAEKGFGFITPDGAEADVFVHYSEIQTNGFRTLEENQRVEFEVGQGAKGPQATGVVGL; from the coding sequence ATGGCTCAGGGAACCGTGAAGTGGTTTAACGCCGAAAAGGGATTCGGTTTCATCACTCCCGATGGCGCCGAGGCTGACGTTTTCGTGCACTACTCGGAAATCCAGACCAACGGTTTCCGCACGCTGGAAGAAAACCAGCGCGTGGAATTCGAAGTTGGACAGGGCGCCAAGGGGCCGCAGGCCACCGGTGTGGTCGGTCTCTAA